One Paraburkholderia dioscoreae DNA segment encodes these proteins:
- a CDS encoding HipA domain-containing protein, with protein sequence MAARTLVAYANGRRVGIVSDDSGIWSFTYDQDWLGHDDAFALSPAFPLNAQPFVDTSSQRPVQWFFDNLLPEEEMRMSLAREAKVDASDAWGLLAHYGRESAGALTLLAEAEHEASGGLQPLSYANLEARIQAMPHHALTATAPKRMSAAGAQQKLLLTLRGTAPDYELFEPVGSEPSMHLLKPDMRSTGYLHSAINEFFCMRLARAMGLNVPPTHFLRVPSACYIIDRFDRDTATEPARRLHTVDAMQLLNYDRSFKYQNATAQVLSDAIEKTSTRAVARLDVFRWAVFNVLIGNADSHLKNLSFFVSPRGYILAPFYDLVSTVVYHTPTYQPQQRDRWPRCDLTMPVGDATQFADISRRNMLAFGEALHLAPRGSERLLDDMLAILDARVADTRRAVDEIAQPNAGEVRLLDSIVAMPLAEMSAALRK encoded by the coding sequence ATGGCCGCTAGAACGCTCGTCGCCTATGCGAATGGCCGGCGCGTTGGCATCGTAAGCGATGACAGCGGTATCTGGTCATTTACCTACGACCAGGACTGGCTGGGTCATGACGACGCGTTTGCGCTTTCACCTGCATTTCCTCTGAATGCCCAGCCGTTCGTCGACACCTCGAGCCAAAGGCCAGTGCAATGGTTCTTCGACAACCTCTTGCCTGAAGAGGAAATGCGCATGTCGCTCGCTCGCGAGGCCAAGGTCGATGCGAGCGATGCCTGGGGTCTGCTCGCCCATTACGGCCGGGAGTCGGCTGGAGCCTTGACGCTGCTCGCCGAGGCTGAACACGAGGCATCCGGCGGTCTGCAACCGTTGTCGTACGCGAATCTGGAGGCGCGCATTCAGGCCATGCCGCATCACGCGCTCACCGCTACGGCGCCCAAACGCATGTCCGCGGCGGGCGCCCAGCAGAAGCTGCTTCTGACCTTGCGAGGCACCGCGCCGGATTACGAGTTGTTTGAACCTGTGGGGAGTGAGCCGTCCATGCATCTGCTCAAGCCCGATATGCGAAGCACGGGCTATCTCCATTCAGCGATCAACGAATTTTTCTGCATGCGCCTCGCTCGCGCGATGGGTTTGAACGTGCCGCCTACGCACTTTTTACGCGTGCCTTCGGCCTGCTACATCATCGATCGTTTCGACCGTGATACGGCCACTGAACCGGCCCGGCGCCTCCATACGGTCGACGCCATGCAGTTGTTGAACTACGACCGCAGCTTCAAATATCAGAACGCGACGGCGCAGGTGCTCAGTGATGCCATCGAAAAAACGAGCACTCGCGCAGTGGCGCGTCTCGATGTATTCCGATGGGCGGTCTTCAACGTCCTGATTGGCAACGCCGACTCGCATCTGAAAAACCTGTCGTTCTTCGTCAGCCCGCGCGGCTACATACTGGCTCCGTTCTACGATCTGGTGAGCACGGTCGTCTACCATACGCCGACCTACCAGCCGCAACAGCGGGACCGTTGGCCGCGCTGCGACCTGACCATGCCCGTTGGAGACGCCACGCAGTTCGCGGACATTTCCAGAAGGAACATGCTGGCATTCGGCGAGGCGCTTCATCTCGCGCCAAGAGGTTCGGAAAGGTTGCTGGATGACATGCTGGCCATTCTCGACGCGCGCGTGGCGGACACGCGGCGTGCCGTCGACGAAATCGCGCAGCCGAATGCCGGCGAAGTCCGGCTACTCGACTCGATCGTCGCGATGCCGCTCGCGGAGATGAGCGCAGCGCTGCGCAAATGA
- a CDS encoding peptidylprolyl isomerase, whose translation MTLKKTRLWVLLAAFAAAPAFAQNIAVVNGTPIPKARADALIDQLVHQGQQNTPQLQTAVREELVNREILMQEALRRGLPNRPDIKAQIAVAQQTVVLRALIEDFVKNNTPTDAEVTARYNALIKDAGGKEYHLHHILVDNEQQAKDLIAKIKAGASFEDLARQYSKDPGSGKNGGDLDWSDPKAYVPEFADAATHLQKGQMTDTPVHTQFGWHIIRVDDVRNITPPPLEQVRPQIVQQIQQEKLQAFEEGLRKNAKIQ comes from the coding sequence ATGACCTTGAAGAAAACCCGCCTTTGGGTATTGCTGGCTGCATTTGCAGCCGCACCTGCATTCGCACAGAACATTGCCGTCGTGAACGGCACGCCCATTCCGAAAGCACGTGCCGATGCGCTGATCGATCAACTGGTTCATCAAGGCCAGCAAAATACGCCGCAACTGCAAACGGCCGTGCGCGAAGAACTGGTGAACCGCGAGATTCTGATGCAGGAAGCGCTGCGCCGCGGCCTGCCGAATCGTCCGGACATCAAGGCGCAAATCGCCGTGGCACAGCAAACCGTGGTGCTGCGCGCGCTGATCGAAGACTTCGTGAAGAACAACACGCCGACCGACGCCGAAGTCACCGCGCGCTACAACGCGCTGATCAAGGACGCGGGCGGCAAGGAATATCACCTGCACCACATTCTGGTGGACAACGAGCAGCAGGCCAAAGACCTGATCGCGAAGATCAAGGCCGGCGCGAGCTTCGAAGATCTGGCCAGGCAATACTCGAAGGATCCGGGATCGGGCAAGAACGGCGGCGATCTGGACTGGTCGGACCCGAAGGCTTACGTGCCTGAATTCGCGGACGCGGCCACGCATCTGCAGAAAGGCCAGATGACCGATACGCCGGTGCATACGCAATTCGGCTGGCACATCATTCGTGTCGACGACGTGCGCAACATCACGCCGCCGCCACTGGAGCAGGTACGCCCGCAGATCGTGCAGCAGATCCAGCAGGAAAAGCTGCAAGCGTTCGAAGAAGGTCTGCGTAAGAACGCGAAGATTCAGTAA
- a CDS encoding helix-turn-helix domain-containing protein translates to MTALGDLVRASRLAQGLTRDDVAIATGLSPKFITHIEAGKPTAQIGKVLHLLGELGIRLHAQVSVDIPPASAAKALHRRRTPHGR, encoded by the coding sequence ATGACGGCGCTCGGCGATCTCGTACGGGCGTCGAGGCTCGCACAAGGGCTGACACGCGACGATGTCGCCATTGCGACAGGCCTGTCCCCCAAGTTCATCACGCATATCGAAGCCGGCAAGCCGACAGCGCAGATCGGCAAGGTGCTGCATCTTCTCGGCGAACTGGGCATCAGGCTGCACGCGCAAGTTTCCGTGGACATTCCTCCAGCCTCGGCCGCCAAGGCGCTCCATCGCAGACGGACCCCTCATGGCCGCTAG